The Deinococcus detaillensis genome contains a region encoding:
- a CDS encoding glycoside hydrolase family 3 N-terminal domain-containing protein: MPHFSARTLITDLPGPDLTPEQGRFLERSGFGGVCLFARNFSSLQRTARLVADIRQALGHDALIATDQEGGAVLRRLDVPMPPTPQALGVIGSEAAAFEAGAVAARGLLELGINWNFAPSLDVNINPLNPVIGERAFGADPSEVARLGVAWALGSESAGVMSAVKHFPGHGDTAVDSHLGLPIVDKSRSELEQTEWLPFKAAVAAGVGSIMTAHIVYPALDALEPATLSRPVLTGLLREEWGYGGVIVTDASDMQAITDHHPHGQAAPLALVAGADAVLNCGHGDLATHTEHAQAIERALERGELSQERVAQAVSRLSVAALRFPGQPRPYTAEQRRTDESSVANWARQALEWVGTPPRLDPSQPVLLLVPSAAEVGGPYGDSLSGEALAGSLRTVFPHLWVALLDEDSHFALSLLSRFPNAPVLLATTGRWTLPNVLRQLAAELQNRPALHLALWNPEHVAALGLPAVITHGFRPANLQALAAALVGG, from the coding sequence GTGCCCCACTTCTCGGCCCGTACCCTCATCACCGATTTGCCCGGCCCCGATCTCACCCCTGAGCAGGGCCGCTTTCTTGAGCGCTCCGGCTTCGGCGGCGTGTGCTTGTTTGCCCGCAACTTTTCGTCGCTCCAGCGCACCGCGAGGCTCGTCGCCGATATTCGTCAGGCGCTGGGCCACGACGCGCTGATCGCCACCGACCAGGAAGGCGGAGCAGTGCTGCGGCGCTTGGACGTGCCAATGCCGCCGACGCCGCAAGCCTTGGGCGTTATCGGCAGCGAGGCGGCGGCGTTTGAAGCGGGGGCCGTCGCTGCACGCGGCCTGCTCGAACTCGGCATCAACTGGAACTTTGCGCCGAGCTTAGACGTCAACATCAACCCGCTTAATCCGGTGATCGGCGAGCGGGCGTTCGGCGCTGATCCGAGCGAGGTGGCCCGCTTGGGCGTGGCGTGGGCACTGGGCAGCGAAAGCGCGGGGGTGATGAGCGCCGTCAAACACTTTCCTGGTCACGGCGATACCGCTGTGGACAGCCATTTGGGTCTGCCAATCGTCGACAAGTCTCGCTCTGAGTTGGAGCAGACCGAGTGGCTGCCCTTCAAGGCGGCGGTGGCGGCGGGCGTGGGCAGCATCATGACCGCCCACATTGTCTATCCGGCACTCGACGCTCTGGAGCCTGCCACCCTGTCGCGCCCAGTGCTGACCGGTTTACTGCGGGAAGAATGGGGCTACGGCGGCGTGATCGTCACTGACGCCAGCGATATGCAGGCGATCACCGACCACCATCCGCACGGGCAGGCGGCTCCTTTGGCCCTGGTCGCCGGAGCGGACGCGGTGCTCAACTGCGGTCACGGCGACCTTGCCACCCACACCGAACACGCGCAGGCGATAGAGCGGGCACTTGAACGCGGCGAACTTTCACAGGAGCGGGTGGCGCAGGCGGTGTCCAGACTTTCGGTGGCGGCCCTCCGTTTTCCCGGCCAGCCCCGCCCTTACACAGCTGAGCAGCGCCGCACCGACGAAAGCAGCGTGGCGAATTGGGCGCGGCAAGCGCTGGAGTGGGTCGGCACGCCGCCGCGCCTCGATCCCAGTCAGCCGGTGCTGCTGTTGGTGCCGAGTGCGGCAGAAGTGGGCGGCCCTTACGGCGACTCGCTGAGCGGTGAAGCGCTGGCGGGGTCGTTGCGAACGGTCTTTCCGCACCTGTGGGTCGCTCTCCTCGATGAAGACTCGCATTTTGCCCTCAGCTTACTTTCCCGCTTTCCGAACGCTCCGGTGCTGCTGGCGACGACGGGGCGCTGGACCTTGCCAAACGTGCTGAGGCAACTGGCTGCAGAACTGCAAAACCGCCCCGCTCTCCATCTGGCCCTCTGGAACCCCGAACATGTGGCGGCGCTGGGGTTGCCTGCCGTCATCACCCACGGGTTCAGGCCCGCCAACTTGCAAGCGTTGGCGGCGGCGTTGGTGGGCGGCTGA
- a CDS encoding carbohydrate ABC transporter permease, which yields MSLVQQGAPARATFSPRKNRKWGRLVVRYAVLIAVLLFAVFPFLWTLAIAVTDKHGGGSIYDFPASLFPRAVTLRNFVEVYNQFSLGKYIWNSVSITGLTVIGTLLVSALAAYPLARFKFPGRDIIFAVIIATLVLPGETTFIVNILTLNRLGLLGTHLGVVLPTIAGAFGIFLMRQAFLGIPQALIEAARIDGAKELTILTRIMLPLTKPSLAALGIFTLVGAWNAYFWPMLVLSSAPDKAPLSVAVLRLKGQFNYDPFNIAAGSLIMMVPVLLVFLAAQKLFMRGMEGAVK from the coding sequence ATGAGTCTCGTCCAGCAGGGCGCTCCCGCACGCGCCACGTTTTCCCCCCGCAAAAACCGCAAGTGGGGCCGCTTGGTGGTGCGCTACGCCGTCTTGATCGCCGTTCTCTTGTTCGCGGTGTTTCCTTTTTTGTGGACGCTAGCGATTGCCGTTACCGACAAGCACGGTGGCGGCAGCATCTATGATTTTCCGGCCAGCCTCTTTCCCAGAGCGGTGACCTTGCGCAACTTCGTGGAAGTCTATAACCAGTTCAGCCTCGGTAAATACATCTGGAACAGCGTCTCGATTACTGGCCTGACCGTGATCGGCACTTTGCTGGTCTCGGCGTTGGCGGCTTATCCGTTGGCCCGCTTCAAGTTTCCGGGCCGCGACATTATTTTCGCGGTGATTATCGCCACGCTGGTGCTGCCCGGCGAAACGACCTTCATCGTCAATATCCTGACCCTCAACAGGTTGGGGCTGCTGGGCACCCACTTGGGCGTGGTGCTTCCCACCATTGCCGGAGCCTTCGGCATTTTCCTGATGCGTCAGGCCTTTTTGGGCATTCCGCAGGCGCTGATCGAGGCCGCCCGCATTGACGGAGCCAAAGAGCTGACCATCCTGACCCGCATCATGTTGCCGCTGACCAAGCCTTCGCTGGCGGCGCTGGGCATTTTTACCTTGGTGGGCGCGTGGAACGCCTACTTCTGGCCGATGCTGGTGCTGTCTTCAGCCCCCGACAAAGCGCCGCTGAGCGTGGCGGTGCTGCGGCTCAAGGGGCAATTCAACTACGACCCGTTCAACATCGCCGCCGGTTCGCTGATTATGATGGTGCCGGTGCTGCTGGTCTTTTTGGCGGCCCAGAAGCTGTTTATGCGCGGGATGGAAGGCGCGGTCAAGTAG
- a CDS encoding carbohydrate ABC transporter permease, protein MTVSRRHKAPTKSKYSLRDTLMSYAFLAPALILLALFTFYPLAYGSYLGFTEYGGARFGQGLPPKWIGLDNFRTLIADPLFLKSMVNSVKYLIIVPVLQLASLAVAVLVNKNLPGMAFFRAAYYVPVVTSISLAAVMWDWIYNKDGTLNWILTNAHLIAKDSTFGWLNNELTAFWAVMLVTFWRGFGYYMVLYLAGLQGIPEELEEAAVLDGAGAWKRFWSITVPLMKPTILLCSLLSTIAALRVLEEVLVLTNGGPLNSTYTALMYVYSKAFQGFNFDYGLASAAGLVVAAVALLLSVINFRVFRDDTGGGK, encoded by the coding sequence ATGACCGTATCCCGACGCCATAAAGCGCCCACCAAATCCAAATACTCACTGCGCGACACCTTGATGTCTTACGCCTTTCTGGCTCCGGCCCTGATTTTGCTGGCGCTGTTTACCTTTTACCCGCTGGCTTACGGCAGTTATCTCGGCTTCACCGAATACGGCGGGGCACGCTTCGGACAGGGCCTGCCGCCCAAGTGGATCGGCCTGGACAACTTCCGCACCTTGATTGCCGACCCTCTGTTTCTCAAGTCGATGGTCAACAGCGTCAAATACCTGATTATCGTTCCGGTGCTGCAACTCGCCTCGCTCGCGGTGGCGGTGCTGGTCAATAAAAACCTGCCCGGCATGGCTTTTTTCCGGGCGGCTTACTACGTGCCGGTGGTTACAAGCATTTCGCTGGCCGCCGTGATGTGGGACTGGATTTACAACAAAGACGGCACCCTCAACTGGATTTTGACCAACGCCCATCTGATTGCCAAAGACAGCACCTTCGGCTGGCTCAACAACGAGCTGACCGCCTTCTGGGCCGTGATGCTGGTCACCTTTTGGCGCGGCTTCGGCTACTACATGGTGCTGTATCTGGCGGGTCTGCAAGGCATTCCTGAAGAACTGGAAGAAGCTGCCGTGCTGGACGGCGCGGGCGCTTGGAAGCGTTTTTGGAGCATCACAGTACCGCTGATGAAGCCCACCATCTTGTTGTGCAGCTTGCTCTCGACCATTGCTGCCCTGCGGGTGCTGGAAGAAGTGCTGGTGTTGACCAACGGCGGGCCGCTCAACAGCACTTACACGGCGCTGATGTACGTCTACTCCAAAGCGTTTCAGGGCTTTAACTTCGATTACGGCCTAGCCAGTGCGGCGGGTCTGGTGGTGGCGGCGGTGGCCTTGCTGCTCTCGGTTATCAATTTCCGGGTCTTCCGCGACGACACAGGAGGCGGCAAATGA
- a CDS encoding ABC transporter substrate-binding protein codes for MKTKTKTAARLLTLGLSLALGTAAAQSPVEVQFWTWYLSPKFDGYIKDTITAFEKANPNITVKWFDKQDTMVQDFISSVNMGSAPDVVNLNIDETSKAAQNSFLKPVDTLTPMSTLKSVYYPQTLANFTIGGKVYGYPWYGSLNEGVLLYNPDLMTKAGVKAPRNMTELLSMVKTIKDKTGAYAWVPALKDPGGASFLGYFFSDGLPIYDASGKAAFNSAAHVALLQKYVDLFKGGYFPEDGLRKEAFQLATELYAQNKVAMIVGGPQALNRIKDTNPSLYAKTVVTTAPLGKAQVQTGTSMGLVIPNASKHPAEAAKLAAFFTNNANQIAFAKIVPIVPTTAAAKNDAYFKKVSTDPIAKATSLVGASGQYINPGFKAPGNSDDLYKNFSDNIEAALLGKKTPKAALDDSVTYWNANMKK; via the coding sequence ATGAAGACCAAGACCAAGACCGCTGCCCGCTTGCTGACCCTCGGCCTGAGCCTCGCCCTCGGCACCGCCGCTGCCCAATCGCCTGTCGAAGTGCAGTTCTGGACCTGGTATCTCAGCCCCAAATTCGACGGCTACATCAAAGACACCATCACCGCCTTCGAAAAAGCCAACCCCAACATCACGGTCAAGTGGTTTGACAAGCAGGACACCATGGTGCAGGACTTTATTTCCAGCGTGAACATGGGCAGCGCCCCCGACGTGGTCAACCTCAACATCGACGAAACCTCCAAGGCCGCCCAAAACAGCTTCCTCAAGCCGGTGGACACCCTGACGCCGATGAGTACCCTCAAGTCGGTGTATTACCCGCAGACGCTGGCCAACTTCACCATCGGCGGCAAAGTCTACGGCTACCCCTGGTACGGCTCGCTCAACGAAGGCGTGCTGCTCTACAATCCCGATTTGATGACCAAAGCGGGCGTCAAAGCGCCGCGCAACATGACTGAGCTGCTCAGCATGGTCAAGACCATCAAAGACAAAACCGGCGCTTACGCCTGGGTTCCGGCACTCAAAGATCCGGGCGGCGCGTCGTTCCTGGGCTACTTTTTCTCGGACGGCCTGCCGATTTACGACGCCAGCGGCAAAGCGGCGTTCAACAGCGCGGCGCACGTGGCTCTGCTGCAAAAATACGTCGATCTGTTCAAGGGCGGTTATTTCCCCGAAGACGGGCTGCGTAAAGAAGCCTTCCAACTCGCCACCGAGCTGTACGCCCAAAACAAAGTCGCCATGATCGTGGGCGGGCCGCAGGCGCTCAACCGCATCAAAGACACCAACCCCAGCTTGTACGCCAAAACAGTCGTGACCACTGCGCCGCTGGGCAAGGCCCAGGTGCAGACCGGCACCAGCATGGGCCTGGTGATTCCCAACGCCAGCAAACATCCCGCCGAGGCCGCCAAACTCGCCGCCTTCTTTACCAACAACGCCAACCAGATCGCCTTTGCCAAGATCGTGCCGATTGTGCCGACCACCGCCGCCGCCAAAAATGACGCTTACTTCAAGAAGGTCAGCACCGATCCGATTGCCAAGGCGACCAGCCTGGTCGGCGCGTCGGGCCAGTACATCAACCCCGGCTTCAAGGCTCCTGGCAACAGCGACGACCTCTACAAGAACTTCAGTGACAACATCGAAGCGGCCCTGCTCGGCAAGAAAACGCCCAAAGCGGCTCTGGACGACTCGGTAACGTACTGGAACGCCAACATGAAGAAATAA
- a CDS encoding MurR/RpiR family transcriptional regulator — translation MTQALVSRSFVSGGALGRIRLQADNLSPSLRRVADHVLQDAENVVHQTITELATNVGVGEATITRLCRKLDFAGFHAFKIALAADVLGRESKAMPQEGGPRGQATALARQTAQTLDDTAQLLDPAVLEQVAERLARAPRVDLTGQGNSGLLAIYFAHRLMRIGVTAVVHTDPHLAAVAISSLPRGGVVIGLSSSGSTIDTVQHLRLAQSQGHFTLAITHRARSPVTRYASAVLFTSTQEDPLSDSVLGTLTSQALVLEMLYRSLLDRRPEAHAMLRVTAESVVEKKY, via the coding sequence TTGACGCAAGCGCTGGTTTCCCGTTCATTCGTTTCTGGCGGTGCACTGGGCCGCATTCGGCTTCAGGCCGACAACCTTTCGCCCAGCTTGCGGCGGGTGGCCGACCACGTCCTGCAAGACGCCGAGAACGTGGTGCATCAGACCATCACCGAGCTGGCGACCAATGTGGGGGTGGGCGAGGCGACCATCACCCGGCTGTGCCGCAAACTGGACTTTGCCGGATTTCACGCTTTCAAAATCGCGCTGGCCGCCGACGTGCTGGGCCGTGAGAGCAAGGCCATGCCGCAGGAAGGCGGCCCCAGGGGACAGGCCACCGCCCTGGCCCGGCAGACTGCCCAGACCCTCGACGACACCGCCCAACTGCTTGACCCTGCCGTGCTGGAGCAGGTGGCCGAGCGCCTCGCCCGCGCTCCCAGAGTCGATCTCACCGGACAGGGCAACAGCGGCCTGCTGGCGATTTACTTCGCTCACCGCTTAATGCGAATCGGCGTCACGGCGGTGGTCCACACCGATCCTCACCTGGCAGCGGTGGCCATCAGCAGCCTTCCCAGGGGCGGCGTGGTTATCGGCCTGAGCAGTTCCGGCAGCACCATCGACACCGTGCAGCACCTGAGGCTGGCGCAGTCGCAGGGTCATTTCACGCTGGCGATCACCCACCGCGCCCGAAGTCCGGTTACGCGCTACGCCAGCGCGGTGCTGTTTACCTCCACCCAGGAAGACCCGCTCAGCGACAGCGTGCTGGGCACCCTGACCTCGCAGGCGCTGGTGCTGGAAATGCTTTACCGCTCCCTCTTAGACCGCCGCCCCGAAGCCCACGCCATGCTGCGCGTGACCGCCGAATCGGTGGTGGAAAAAAAGTACTGA
- a CDS encoding FAD-dependent oxidoreductase, whose amino-acid sequence MSVLPSAPILVVGAGPAGLAAALGLARAGRDVRIIDHHAQRSAHSRAIGINSRTLGLLDSFGVSAELVAAGQRVGALNVHLGERRLKLDYRKLPVKHNFLLTLHQSETERLMEQALNGYGVQVERGRTLTQLEVAGGQASGIIGGAAGAEIFTAPHLIAADGVRSFVRQTLGIPFVGHTLPGQWALADVRLDWAYGHEEAQVFTRRGGALLAFCYGNGLHHILATSPELLSELPEGTRVLEVLGQSTFEVQHRVAAQRSSGPVMLIGDAAHAQSPVGSRGMNHGIEDGLSAAHSLITRTEERSSRQRWARGQHTVRLTELQTRLLATTSAAAQAARNFCLPLALGLPKVDTWLLHELSGLGQNAAPAPRPAFTPRLGWL is encoded by the coding sequence ATGTCCGTTTTGCCCTCTGCTCCCATTCTGGTTGTCGGCGCTGGCCCGGCTGGACTCGCCGCCGCGCTCGGCCTGGCCCGCGCTGGGCGGGACGTACGGATCATCGACCACCACGCTCAGCGCAGCGCCCATTCCCGCGCCATCGGCATCAACAGCCGGACGCTGGGGCTGCTCGATTCGTTTGGGGTCAGCGCCGAGCTGGTGGCGGCGGGGCAGCGGGTCGGCGCGCTCAACGTGCATCTGGGTGAACGCCGCCTCAAACTGGATTACCGCAAGTTGCCGGTCAAGCACAACTTCTTGCTGACGCTGCACCAGAGCGAAACCGAGCGCTTGATGGAACAGGCCCTGAACGGGTACGGCGTGCAGGTGGAGCGCGGGCGCACCCTGACCCAGCTTGAAGTCGCCGGCGGGCAGGCCAGCGGGATTATCGGAGGCGCGGCGGGCGCAGAAATCTTCACCGCTCCCCACCTGATCGCTGCCGACGGCGTTCGCAGCTTCGTTCGGCAGACGCTGGGCATTCCCTTTGTCGGCCACACGTTGCCGGGCCAGTGGGCGCTGGCCGATGTGCGCCTGGACTGGGCGTACGGCCATGAGGAGGCCCAGGTCTTCACGCGGCGCGGCGGAGCGCTGCTGGCCTTTTGCTACGGCAACGGCCTGCATCACATCCTGGCGACCTCGCCTGAACTCCTCAGCGAGTTGCCAGAGGGCACGCGGGTGCTGGAGGTATTGGGCCAGTCCACCTTTGAAGTGCAGCACCGCGTGGCGGCCCAGCGTTCCAGCGGCCCGGTCATGCTGATCGGCGACGCCGCCCACGCGCAGTCACCCGTCGGCTCACGCGGCATGAATCACGGGATCGAGGACGGTCTGAGCGCGGCCCACAGCCTGATCACCCGCACCGAGGAGCGCTCAAGCCGTCAGCGTTGGGCACGCGGCCAGCACACCGTCAGGCTGACCGAACTGCAAACTCGCCTGCTCGCCACCACCTCGGCGGCGGCGCAGGCCGCGAGAAACTTCTGCCTGCCGCTGGCGCTGGGCCTGCCGAAGGTGGACACCTGGCTGCTGCACGAACTCAGTGGCCTCGGCCAGAACGCCGCGCCCGCACCGCGCCCCGCTTTCACGCCGCGCCTCGGCTGGCTGTGA
- a CDS encoding chloramphenicol phosphotransferase CPT family protein codes for MAQQPAQIILLNGASSAGKSTLCRHLQAQLPQPFLYFALDLLLFGEGVIAKWPGVEAFEWSRQRPKLFDGYHRSLAAFAAAGNHLIADYVLETKDTLDDLARLLAPFDVFFVGVHCPLPELERRERARGDRRIGDAREDYERVHTFSGYDFEVDSLGAPEDNAARIMAAWQQRKSPSTFEQIHARR; via the coding sequence ATGGCTCAGCAACCCGCCCAAATCATCTTGCTCAACGGAGCGTCCAGTGCTGGAAAGTCCACACTCTGCCGACACCTGCAAGCCCAATTGCCGCAGCCGTTTTTATATTTCGCGCTCGATTTGCTGCTGTTTGGCGAGGGCGTCATCGCAAAGTGGCCCGGCGTGGAGGCTTTCGAGTGGTCGCGGCAGCGTCCCAAACTCTTTGACGGCTACCACCGCTCGCTGGCCGCCTTCGCTGCTGCGGGCAACCACCTGATCGCCGACTACGTGCTGGAAACAAAAGACACGTTGGACGATCTGGCGCGGCTGCTTGCCCCTTTCGACGTATTTTTTGTGGGCGTGCATTGCCCCTTGCCGGAGCTGGAGCGCCGCGAACGGGCACGGGGAGACCGCCGCATCGGTGACGCCCGCGAAGATTATGAGCGGGTACATACTTTCAGCGGTTACGACTTTGAAGTGGATTCGCTGGGAGCGCCGGAGGATAACGCGGCCAGGATTATGGCGGCCTGGCAACAACGAAAAAGCCCCAGCACGTTTGAGCAAATCCACGCTCGACGCTGA
- the lipA gene encoding lipoyl synthase, whose translation MTRENKAQEPKFIKNGIYRKDSTPVRDQKPAWLKVRIPTGETFKEVRSIVKEHRLHTVCEEAMCPNIGECWSRGTATFMLMGHICTRGCRFCAVDTGNPMGKLDLDEPAGVADSVRLMGLKYVVLTSVDRDDLPDGGAYHFAKTVTAIKKVNPGTRVESLTPDFSGNTACVDLVLDSGVDVYAQNIETVRRLTHPVRDIRASYDQTLKVLKHAKASRPDVITKTSVMLGLGETREEVIETMRDLRAADVDVVTFGQYLRPTMHHLVVERYVTPEEFDEFREIGLSLGFLEVVSGPLVRSSYKAEQIVMNRPRAMPAHLSHLNAEDGLSLL comes from the coding sequence ATGACCCGAGAAAACAAGGCTCAAGAACCCAAGTTCATCAAAAACGGCATCTACCGCAAAGACAGCACCCCTGTGCGCGATCAGAAACCAGCGTGGCTCAAAGTCCGCATTCCGACCGGCGAAACCTTCAAAGAAGTGCGCTCTATCGTCAAGGAACACCGCTTGCACACCGTCTGCGAGGAGGCCATGTGCCCCAATATCGGTGAGTGCTGGAGCCGGGGCACGGCCACCTTCATGCTGATGGGCCATATCTGCACGCGGGGCTGCCGCTTTTGCGCCGTTGACACCGGCAATCCGATGGGCAAACTTGACCTCGACGAACCGGCGGGCGTGGCCGACAGCGTGCGGCTGATGGGCCTCAAGTACGTGGTACTGACCTCGGTTGACCGCGACGATTTGCCTGACGGCGGCGCGTACCATTTTGCCAAAACTGTGACGGCCATCAAAAAAGTCAACCCCGGAACCCGCGTGGAATCGCTGACACCCGACTTCAGCGGCAACACTGCCTGTGTGGACTTGGTGCTGGACAGCGGCGTGGACGTGTATGCCCAGAACATCGAAACGGTGCGCCGCCTGACCCACCCGGTCCGCGACATTCGCGCCAGCTACGACCAGACCCTGAAAGTGCTCAAGCACGCCAAGGCCAGCCGACCCGACGTGATCACCAAAACCAGCGTGATGCTGGGCCTCGGTGAAACCCGTGAAGAAGTGATCGAAACCATGCGCGATCTGCGGGCCGCCGACGTGGACGTGGTGACGTTCGGCCAGTACCTGCGCCCCACCATGCATCATCTGGTGGTTGAGCGCTACGTGACGCCCGAGGAGTTCGACGAATTCCGCGAGATCGGCCTGTCGCTGGGCTTTCTGGAAGTGGTGTCGGGGCCACTGGTCCGCAGCAGCTACAAAGCCGAGCAGATCGTGATGAACCGCCCCCGCGCCATGCCCGCGCACCTGAGCCACCTCAACGCCGAAGACGGATTGAGCCTGCTGTAA
- the lipB gene encoding lipoyl(octanoyl) transferase LipB, with amino-acid sequence MNSSFLAPAFEVTDLGLVDYQAAWDIQKQHHARVASGGRPTLLLAEHPAVLTLGRKAQAGENIVVTREYLAAQDIGVHEIERGGDVTYHGPGQLVIYAIFPVGRKVRDFLRLLEEATLLALAALNLHDTRPNPGYAGIYVPDREVNGLMRHQKIASIGVAIKRHVALHGVGLNISTNLDHFDLIVPCGLTDTQMTSLEREYQLREMGQAPSMSAVKQAVAEAFAQTFKDYDWTLPVLPFQSIQTQTIPSVGGPA; translated from the coding sequence ATGAACAGTTCGTTCCTTGCCCCCGCCTTTGAGGTCACCGACCTCGGCTTGGTTGATTACCAAGCGGCGTGGGACATTCAAAAGCAGCACCATGCGCGGGTGGCTTCCGGTGGGCGGCCCACCTTGCTGCTGGCCGAGCACCCCGCCGTGCTGACGCTGGGCCGCAAAGCCCAGGCCGGTGAAAACATCGTCGTGACCCGTGAGTATCTGGCGGCGCAGGACATCGGCGTTCACGAGATCGAGCGCGGCGGCGACGTGACCTATCACGGGCCGGGCCAACTGGTGATCTACGCCATTTTTCCAGTGGGCCGTAAAGTCCGCGATTTTTTGCGGCTCTTGGAAGAGGCGACTTTGCTGGCTCTGGCGGCGCTGAACCTGCACGATACCCGCCCCAATCCGGGTTACGCGGGCATCTACGTGCCTGACCGCGAAGTCAACGGCCTGATGCGCCACCAAAAAATCGCCAGCATCGGCGTGGCGATCAAGCGGCACGTGGCGCTGCACGGCGTGGGCCTGAATATCAGCACCAACCTGGATCACTTCGACTTGATCGTGCCGTGCGGGTTGACCGACACCCAGATGACCAGCTTAGAACGCGAGTATCAGTTGCGCGAGATGGGTCAAGCCCCCAGTATGAGCGCCGTCAAACAAGCGGTCGCTGAGGCGTTTGCTCAAACGTTCAAAGACTATGATTGGACGCTGCCCGTATTGCCGTTTCAGAGCATTCAAACCCAAACAATTCCAAGCGTTGGAGGCCCCGCATGA
- a CDS encoding peptidoglycan DD-metalloendopeptidase family protein yields the protein MSRPRKKSHPVWGLVCASLLLCWNAQAAGTYTVQAGDNLTLIAKRTGLSVGQLRAANPQIRDLNAVQAGKSIRLPDAHKVATSHRVRSGETLSSVAARYRLSLSQLVRANAGLSAGRPLLAGKVLYIPARRVVVAAAKARGPSPQAVIKTASLRPLAPASGSRSWNWPVQGWVSSGYGERNIDGDQEMHYGVDIVVPEGTLVRAARGGRVTESRADFARGWGWTIIVDHGDGWKTRYAHLSRNLARVGDSVVRGQVIGRSGDTGRSTGPHLHFGTYLWDVPKNPLSLL from the coding sequence GTGTCGAGACCGCGCAAAAAAAGTCACCCCGTATGGGGTTTGGTGTGTGCCAGCTTGCTGTTGTGTTGGAACGCACAAGCAGCGGGTACCTATACCGTCCAGGCAGGCGACAACCTGACCCTAATCGCCAAGCGCACCGGCCTCAGCGTGGGGCAACTGCGGGCGGCCAATCCGCAAATCCGTGATCTCAATGCGGTGCAGGCCGGAAAAAGCATTCGCCTGCCTGACGCCCACAAAGTGGCCACCAGCCACCGCGTCAGGAGCGGTGAAACGCTGAGCAGCGTCGCCGCCCGCTACCGGCTCAGCTTGTCTCAGTTGGTGCGGGCCAACGCTGGCCTGAGCGCCGGTAGGCCGCTCCTGGCCGGAAAAGTGCTGTACATTCCGGCCCGCCGGGTGGTTGTCGCGGCAGCCAAAGCCAGAGGCCCAAGTCCCCAGGCCGTCATCAAAACCGCCAGCTTGCGTCCGCTGGCTCCTGCTTCCGGTTCCCGCAGTTGGAACTGGCCGGTGCAAGGCTGGGTCAGCAGCGGCTACGGCGAGCGCAACATCGACGGCGACCAGGAAATGCACTACGGTGTGGACATCGTGGTTCCCGAAGGCACATTGGTGCGGGCTGCCCGGGGAGGCCGGGTGACCGAGTCGCGGGCCGACTTCGCCCGTGGCTGGGGCTGGACGATCATCGTGGATCACGGTGACGGTTGGAAAACCCGTTACGCCCACCTCAGCCGTAATCTGGCCCGCGTGGGCGACAGCGTGGTGCGCGGCCAGGTCATCGGGCGCAGCGGCGACACTGGGCGCTCCACCGGGCCGCACCTGCATTTCGGCACCTATTTGTGGGACGTGCCCAAAAACCCGCTGAGCTTGCTGTAG
- the truA gene encoding tRNA pseudouridine(38-40) synthase TruA, translated as MQAETNDRRRHRPPQDFERWRVTLSWHGAGFVGWQSQPSARSVQDTLWQAFGPLLGAPEDAFRPVAAGRTDAGVHAEAMTAHLDLRLGSLKPKPAQLARALNAHLPADLAVTEISPAPPHFHARFTCTERRYVYRVLNTPQRRPLWEGRALHHPAELDLAAVRRAAALLIGQHDFAAFATQEERQTVRELRRLDMIQRGELLEFEVAGESFLRHMVRGLVGTLLKVGAGQLSAEQVQAVLASRQRSRAAANVPAHGLYFSGAVYGPES; from the coding sequence ATGCAGGCTGAGACCAATGACCGGAGAAGGCACCGCCCACCGCAGGACTTTGAGCGCTGGCGAGTGACGCTGAGCTGGCACGGCGCGGGCTTTGTCGGCTGGCAATCGCAGCCCAGCGCCCGCAGCGTGCAAGATACACTGTGGCAAGCGTTCGGGCCGCTGCTGGGCGCTCCCGAGGACGCTTTTCGCCCGGTGGCAGCGGGCCGCACCGACGCGGGCGTTCACGCCGAGGCGATGACGGCCCACCTTGATCTGCGGCTGGGGAGCTTAAAGCCTAAACCCGCCCAGCTCGCCCGCGCCCTGAATGCTCACCTGCCCGCCGACTTGGCCGTGACCGAGATATCGCCCGCACCGCCTCACTTCCACGCCCGCTTTACCTGCACCGAGCGCCGGTATGTCTACCGTGTGCTCAACACGCCGCAGCGCCGCCCACTCTGGGAAGGCCGGGCGCTGCACCATCCGGCGGAGCTCGATTTGGCCGCCGTGCGCCGGGCCGCCGCGCTGCTGATTGGTCAGCACGACTTTGCTGCGTTTGCCACCCAAGAAGAGCGCCAGACTGTGCGGGAGCTGCGCCGCTTGGACATGATCCAGCGGGGCGAGCTGCTTGAATTTGAAGTGGCGGGCGAGAGCTTTTTGCGCCATATGGTGCGCGGCCTCGTCGGCACGCTGCTCAAAGTCGGTGCAGGCCAACTCAGCGCCGAGCAGGTGCAGGCGGTGCTGGCCTCGCGCCAGCGTTCACGGGCCGCCGCCAATGTTCCGGCGCACGGCCTGTATTTCAGCGGAGCGGTATACGGGCCAGAAAGTTAA